The following DNA comes from Candidatus Cloacimonadota bacterium.
TGACGAACGCAGAGCCGTAATCGCCATGCTGCAGAACTATGCCAAGCAAGCTGCAAAGCAGGCACTTAAGCAAGAGATCAATCAAGAATCACATAGAAACGACAACTGAATAAGGAGATACAATGGACGACAAGAAAACACCCCAGAATCCGCCTAAGAACCCGCCCAAGAAGACGGCTGACCGTACCAAGACCGATGCCCTGGGACAGAACGTACCCATCAGCATCATCAAACCGGAAATCCTCAAGCAGGATGCCATCGTAAGTAAGACCATCAACCGGGTCAAGAAGCTGCAAGAGCGCATCATCAGTGACAAAGCCCGTCTCTTTGAGGATGTGGAGCTATTCCTGCAGGAGATCGCCAAGAAGAACGGACTCTCCTGGAAGGGTAATGCCATCCTCAACAGCTTTGATGGCAAGTACCGGGTAGAGATCAGATTCAAAGAGCATATCCAGTTCGGGATCGAACTGCAGCTTGCCAAGCAGAAGATCGATGAGTGCCTTAAAGCCTGGTCTGCAGATTCCAATGTCAATCTGCGGGCTATCATCACCGAAGCTTTCCAGGTCGATAAGAAAGGCGAGATCGCCAAGCACCGCATCCTTGCCCTGCGTAAGTACAATATCAAAGACGCCAAGTGGAAGGAAGCGATGGAACTGATCGACAAAGCTATCAGAGTCGTCTCGACCAAGCAGTATGTATCCTTCTACGAGAGAGATGAGTATGGTGAGTACAAACAGATCATCCTCAACTTCACAGCTCTATGAGCGAAACATTGGTATCCTAATGCAAACGGGATTGAAAGAAACACGGGAGAATGAACAATGGCATCTATGAATAACAATGCAGCAGAGGAGATCAAAGCAATGAACATCTTCAAAGATGAACGCAACTACAGAACGGATGAGATAGCTGATATCCTCCGGGTTGACCGCTCCAGTGTTTACCGCTGGATACGTGACATCCTTGATCCTCTGCCTGCTTTCCGCACCAAGGAAAACGGACAGTTACGATGCTCCGGCAGAGACTTGAATGAGTATCTGGAAAGCCACAAGGTAAGACCTGAGTATGAGTAACGCTACTGAGTTCCGCATCAAGCGGGACAACTGCAGAGAAGCCTATCTGAACGGTAAAACCGAGCCCACTGAGCTGGCGGTGATCTACGGAGTCTCCGATATCACCGTCCGCAAGTGGATCAAGAGCGGCAAGTGGGATGAGTTGTTCAAAGAAGAGCGCAAGCTCGATCATGAGATCAGTATCGCCCGCAAGAGAGCGCTCATCCAGGCCTTGCGTGAGTATGCCAAGAACCCGGCAGATACCGCTCTGCAGAGTCTCGTAAACCTGATCAAGCGGAACCAGAAGGACTCTGAGCCTTCCAAGGAACTGAACGACTATATCGTCAGATTCCTTGATCAAGTAACCGACTTCATGATATCGATAAAGAAGAGAATATGGGTAACCATTCCATTGGTAAGAGACGCATGGAGAAGATCACTCAGGAACATGCGGGAGCATTATCTCCGGAAGGATATGGCAAGATCATCTGGCTCGGTAACCTGGTACATCCCATTTACTCCATCTGCCAGTTTCAGGAACTCATATTAGGCGATATGCGAGCAGATAGTCCAGAATTAGACTTACCTGCCAGATTGCGTTAAAGACCCACCAAAAGACGATATTGCGCTTCTCTCTCGAAGATCAGTGAGATAAGTCAATTTTGGAACAGTATCCAACCAGTAATTCGATAACATCTGTATGAAACTCTGTGTAACGTTTCCTCTTTCCACTACAGATTTCCTAGGATATCATTACTTTGTTAATCACTGGTTTTGCCACTTTGTTGCAGGAGCATTGTTCAGAATATTGGGGTCTGCAATAGATATGGTTATCATCTTATCTGCTTGCTTTATTGTGACATAGCACGAATTTATCTCCAAAACTTCACCATACAGGCCTTGGTCACCCGTTATCACATACTGAGTGTCGCTATCTATCTTTAGAACTGCGGTATTACCGATGACTCCTAGTAAGAGGACTTGCGGGTATACTATGTGAGCCTCTTGTTGATAGGGGATGTATGGGGCATTATCGGATTGCTCCCAGTCAATATATTCTTCACTTTCCCAATATGTTGAGGCATAGTCTTCTGAGTTATTTATCCCAACAAAGGGATCCCGGAATTCACCTGAGAACTCAGTATAGAACAGGCTGTCGATTGCCAAATGATCACGTAGTTGAATTTGACGATTGGGCGTGCTGACCGGAGATTCTGCCGTAGTATCAATATTGGTTAGCAGATTATAGGCAAAATTTCCCCATATAACAAGAGCTAACCCGATCAAACCCCACAGAAAGATTTTGTTTGTGTTAGAGTGCATTTCGTTCATGGTCTCTTCTCTTTCTTACGCTTAAGCAACATAATATCCAAAAATCTCATAGGCGTATAGAGTAAATTACTAGTTGCAGAGCAACGTCAACGCCATTAGTCGCATTTGGCTTGAGACCCACTTTTTCAAAACGTGTCAGAGGAAATGTGTTCTCTAGAGATTGGATAAATAATCCAGTGTTTTTGTATGTGCCGACTACTTGCAGCATGAATGAATACTCGATCAAGC
Coding sequences within:
- a CDS encoding DUF3164 family protein, translating into MDDKKTPQNPPKNPPKKTADRTKTDALGQNVPISIIKPEILKQDAIVSKTINRVKKLQERIISDKARLFEDVELFLQEIAKKNGLSWKGNAILNSFDGKYRVEIRFKEHIQFGIELQLAKQKIDECLKAWSADSNVNLRAIITEAFQVDKKGEIAKHRILALRKYNIKDAKWKEAMELIDKAIRVVSTKQYVSFYERDEYGEYKQIILNFTAL
- a CDS encoding helix-turn-helix domain-containing protein, coding for MASMNNNAAEEIKAMNIFKDERNYRTDEIADILRVDRSSVYRWIRDILDPLPAFRTKENGQLRCSGRDLNEYLESHKVRPEYE